A genomic segment from Methanomicrobium sp. W14 encodes:
- a CDS encoding class I SAM-dependent methyltransferase — MEHSEDTKKPHDKSSFLDERKKVLEIAGVNDLEVLDVGAGPLCIMAAKGYDCFVTSIDIDTEKIAVWEEKAENEGVSEKISFEKEDVTNLSYCNDAFDVGICFGALHHIPEDKREKALAEISRVSYLRFIIAEFTPEGFEILHGKDGFTGVDLHSLESYLNKSGSLRVVPLENLNVYIIEKKV, encoded by the coding sequence ATGGAACACTCAGAAGATACAAAAAAACCGCATGACAAAAGTAGTTTTCTTGATGAACGGAAAAAAGTTCTTGAGATTGCGGGTGTAAACGATCTTGAAGTGCTTGACGTCGGGGCCGGGCCTCTTTGCATCATGGCTGCGAAAGGGTACGACTGTTTTGTAACGTCAATCGATATTGATACTGAAAAAATTGCAGTCTGGGAGGAAAAAGCGGAAAACGAGGGAGTTTCCGAAAAGATAAGTTTTGAAAAAGAGGATGTAACAAACCTCTCCTACTGCAATGATGCCTTTGATGTGGGAATATGCTTTGGTGCACTGCACCATATTCCTGAGGACAAAAGAGAAAAAGCTCTGGCTGAAATCTCCCGTGTTTCTTATCTTCGTTTCATAATAGCGGAGTTTACACCTGAAGGATTTGAAATTCTTCACGGAAAAGACGGATTTACCGGAGTAGACCTTCATTCACTTGAATCTTATCTTAACAAATCAGGTAGCTTAAGGGTTGTTCCGCTGGAAAACCTGAACGTTTATATCATTGAAAAAAAGGTCTGA
- a CDS encoding nitroreductase family protein, giving the protein MDTMDAIMTRRSIRKFEERQIPDEILNRIILAGTYAPSALALQPWAFVVIQDKEFLKEISDYCAPVLLSNMRKSVSHEGMSDKFRKLLEGENYSIYYNAPTVILIAGKNTCRFKDIDCSLCAENMMLAAHALGVGSCFVGSSEIAYENKELLEKFRIPEGSSPVGTIAFGYPLEKPKAGEKLTPKVVRI; this is encoded by the coding sequence ATGGATACGATGGATGCCATAATGACACGCAGAAGCATCAGAAAATTTGAGGAAAGGCAGATTCCTGATGAGATTCTAAACAGGATAATTCTTGCTGGTACATATGCACCTTCCGCTCTTGCACTCCAGCCGTGGGCTTTTGTCGTGATACAGGACAAAGAGTTTCTTAAGGAAATCTCTGATTACTGTGCACCTGTTCTTTTGTCGAATATGAGAAAATCTGTTTCCCATGAGGGCATGTCCGATAAGTTCAGAAAGCTTCTTGAAGGAGAGAACTATTCCATTTATTACAACGCACCGACCGTTATCCTTATCGCGGGAAAGAATACCTGCCGTTTTAAGGATATAGACTGTTCGCTGTGTGCCGAAAACATGATGCTTGCAGCTCACGCCCTTGGAGTCGGGAGCTGTTTTGTCGGGTCATCCGAGATTGCATACGAAAACAAAGAACTCCTGGAAAAGTTCAGGATTCCTGAAGGCTCCAGTCCCGTAGGGACTATCGCTTTTGGTTATCCTCTGGAAAAGCCAAAGGCCGGGGAAAAGCTGACGCCTAAAGTCGTCAGAATATAA